Genomic DNA from Hordeum vulgare subsp. vulgare chromosome 2H, MorexV3_pseudomolecules_assembly, whole genome shotgun sequence:
CCTGTGCTGCCGCCCGCGCCGCGCTGGCGGCCGCAGGATCGTCTTCGTGGGCGCGCGGCCGTTCTTGGTGCGTGGCGGCGGCGATGGTGGGCTGAGCCCTACGGCCGTGGCCGCGCTGCCGTCTTTCTTGTATCGCAGAGGCGTGGCCGTCCGCGGCAACGACGATTCGGACGGTCGTGGCGAAGGCAGCGGCGGTGGCCGCGGGTGGGCGCAGTGCGCGGTGTGCCTCAGTCTGgtaaaggaaggagaggtggtgAGGCAGCTGCCGGCGTGCATGCACCTGTTCCATGTAGGCTGCGTCGACACGTGGTTGCACTCCCACTCCACTTGCCCTCTGTGTAGGGCCACGGTAGAGGCTCCTTCCAAAGACCAGGTGCCTCCTGTGTGATTAATGCGAGATTTGTGCAGCGGTTTCTGTGCTATGTAGCATATTTTTGTACATACCAGATGTAGAAATTATTGTACTACTACGTGTGCGTACCAAGAATTCTGCACCAAACTAATTCCACGTGTTCTGTTCTCTGCCCTTTCGCCGGATGTCTTTGTTCATGCTTGAATGTAGATTTGGGGAGGATCAACTGTGGATAGAAGGAAGACATGGTTGATCTAGTATGATTGGTTCTGACATAGAAGTCTCTTATTGGTTCTCTGAGATTGACTTGTAATAGAGAAATCATCTTCATAGTCAACGGCGCAACGCACTTTCATTTCTTCTAATCCTTTGTTTTTTTGCAAGAAATCCCGACCGAGGACCACACTATTTGTCAACCTCACAGGGGTTGGTGTTGACCGCAAATGCTATACGCTACTTGTGGCAGCATATAAGCGACGAAACACCTATAGGCGATCGTGATTGAGATGACTTAGTTGTCGACATTTTCTTTTTTGCAGGGGATGCATGTAATAGGTTTTTAAGATTGACTTATAACGAAGAAATCGTATCTATAGTCGACATGTTTTTTTGGGGGTTTCCAGGAAACTCCGGTTGATGCCTACCCTATTGGTCGACCTCACCGGGGATGGCGCTGGCCTGGTAGGGTTTGGACGGGCCTCATCTTGCAGGAATTTGAAATTTCGCATGGTTATTAGGATTCCATCGGAGCCCTATAGAACTCTTCCCCTAATATTTGCGAGAACTGGCCTATAAGTTGATCTAGTACCGAAGTAGACGGTACCTCATAGGTATCCACGTCCACCAATCTAGATGTTTTATAACACTCCGCGGATCATCACAAAAAAACACCGAGAGAAACTAGAGGGAGAGGAACAACCTAGCGGCATCCCGGCCTTGTTCCAATCTAGATGGGAGCAGAGAACTTGGGCGCGAGCAACGACGGAGGAGGCAGCCCTGGGCCTTTTGGTGTGCCTTGGTGCACTCCCCCACCtacttataggtggaagagaTAGGGGGGTCGGCCGACACTGGGGGAGAGTCCTTCCCCTGGTGTGTCTCCTGGAGTCTCCATCTAGGAGGACTCCTACCCTGGGGTGTGATAAGTCATATACATATCTCTAGTTTTTGTTtgtttcatgctataattatatcattttggcaaAAAAGATATTATTAGTATGGACTATACTACTAATTCAGTGCCTATTTaatgtttttgttttctgttgttTTGTACTTTTCAAAAGAACATTTTTTTCAGTGATAAAAGAATCATGAGAAAATACCAATAAAAGTTTCAAGACCATAAGCTTCCATGGAGCACTTGAGCCATGGGAGGGGACTTGTGGGCGACACACACACACCCTCACAACGAAGCTAAGGGGTGGTCGTGTGGACCCCATAGAGCTCCTCTTCATCGCCTCTCGACATCCACACTTTTATATTTCTTGAAACCCATAAAACCTATATTCAAGAATTTTTGCCACGGCACGACACCTATGTGTTCCGtcgtggtccaaaatagagccctTTCCTGATACTCAGTCGGAGGAGGAATTGATCACGGTGGCCATCTATATCAACCTTGTTACCACAATGATCGCTCGTGTGTAGTTTCCTTTGGACAATTGGTCCataatagtagctagatggcaatctcccccttattcttcaatataatgatcacATGAGATGCCTTACATGATTATGGCCCATCTGATGTAATCTTTATGTTGTGTTTGTCGCGATGTGATGAACTGTCGCTTCATGATCGAATTTATATATGTTTTATCTATGAATTAATATGTGTTGTTCAATGCATAATGTGTATACATATTTTTATCTTATCTATTACTCTTGTTGTGACCATGTTTAGATGAATGGTCTCCAAAAGGAAGTTGTGTATTTTTAGTTGGTTTCAATCTTGCAAATAATCTACAATTGTGGCAGAAAATGTAGAAGGCTTGTATTGTGTTATTTACACTAAGAATATCCTTTAAAAGCAGGGTAAAGACAATATATTATCTGCATCATGTCATAATACATAATGTAATACTCTATTTTACATAATACTttgagatgcatgctggatagaaatCATGGGGGTGGAGAATAGCTATAGATGATGTTGGATTAACACTTTATAGATGTACGGACATGATGGATATATGCAATGTCATGTATATATGATCATAATCATACAAATTGTAATTTAATTGATACGCAAGTGTAATTTGTTCATCGTGCCATGTTATCTTTTATGTAGAGATGCAAGTAGTGAAACTATGGAACCCAGTCTATAACCATATTGCTTTCGGCCTTGATCAACGTTCTATTAGTGCCGTTTACAATCTGCATTTTTTTTCATTATTAATACTTTCAAACACAAGTTGTATTAATCATTGTAAGTGGCAAGGCTAGCAATACTATTTCTTACTGGTTTTGTTGTTAGTCGAGGTAAAGTTTTGTATTGTGTGTGCATATACTAATTAGTCGTCGCTTTCCAAGTACTGTTAAGGTTTGATAAATTATTCACTTGCTAGAAACATATGTACTTGGGGCCCAACATCTTCCTAGTTTAGATGATGTGGTCTTGCAATATTTCATAAGTTAGGTTTATCCAACACCAATGTTCTACTAACAATGTGTTCTCATTATTCTGGGTACCTTGTCGCATTAACaatgcccatgattaggaaaACATGATCATCGACAATACATGAGCTACTCATAGAGGGTAGACTAGAGATCTTTTGTGGTGTTTATGTTTCCCGACATGCAACTGATTTTCCTCTCAATCTCATATTCAAGATCATTGCAATTAAAATACTTAATTACAAACTTAATTATTAACATGAAAATATAAAATAATCAGTCAATTATTGCatgtaggacatatttccaactaaCCAGCTCTTGTAGCATGATGACCTATGGCTTCTATGATCTACGATAACCAGAGTAGGCGTGAAGCCTTCCAATGAAGTGAGGAGTTTTGCCTTAGCCAAAAGCACCCCCCTATCCCAAGAGGGGGTCGTTGGCCTAGTCTAAAATACCCCCCACACAAAATTGTGTGGAgtggatagagaggggaaaaggtGTAAGGAAGCCTAGGAAATTAGGGTTTTAGACTCCACCATCGGTTCTCT
This window encodes:
- the LOC123429649 gene encoding E3 ubiquitin-protein ligase EL5-like gives rise to the protein MSLSSTSNKTLPYSADGGSYSTHDTFALLVIGFSVTAACVFIIALFDCLCCRPRRAGGRRIVFVGARPFLVRGGGDGGLSPTAVAALPSFLYRRGVAVRGNDDSDGRGEGSGGGRGWAQCAVCLSLVKEGEVVRQLPACMHLFHVGCVDTWLHSHSTCPLCRATVEAPSKDQVPPV